In Brassica napus cultivar Da-Ae unplaced genomic scaffold, Da-Ae ScsIHWf_2614;HRSCAF=3363, whole genome shotgun sequence, the genomic window CTGAGGAGTCTTCGCGCTGACATGCGTTTTGAGACGCGTTGAATCTAATAGCCTCTTCGCAGCCTTGCCTACGCTTGGCTCTATTTGTTTTGGCCGTAGAACCTGAGCTGATGGCTTCATACGGTCGAGCCCTCGGAGAATCCAGTTTCCAAGGCTCCGACCAAACTCCATGTCTCTTTGCTGTATGGTCTTGTGGACCCTAAGTGCCACATCAAATATTTGATGAGTCCTCCTgcataaagaaaaacacaagTCCTATTAATCAACAATCGTTTAACTAGATCCGAACCGGTTCTGAACACCAGAATCAAATCAACTACTAAACCGACTCCTAAACCGGGAATCGTGAAATCCTCTGGAAAGAAAACACCAACAAGAAGGACGAATCTTTTGGTAAGAAACATTACCTATGGAGAAACTGTCGAATCCTTGGATGATTAGGACTAACAATCCGACGCTGGGTCTTCAATGCGAGACGGTAACTCCGCCTGAGTCCCAAGAAGTAGGCTGTTCCCAGAGCTAACTCCCACAACACCATTGCTTCCTAGagactttcttcttcctctacttATTCGAATATACCTTTATAACATTCCTCTGATAGCAGCCAGAAACTCCAGTCTCTTTCCCGTCGGAACCACAGATCGTCTTTCTTGTTTATAGTGCCGGGTTGTTTGATCATGTAATCCTCACCGTCCATTTTCCTTGCTTGACAAGATATAAGTTTTAATGGGCTTGTCTAAGATGGGCTTTTGTAACCCTGTAACATGCCTTGTTCTTTACCATTTTAGGCCCGGATTATCAAAAACAATTTGGATAACCATCGAAAAGTATTTGGATAAGGATAATTAAGATTTTCTGTTTGATTTGTATCacgataaataaaaattattgatcgagttatttaaaattttctaaatatacttcaaactttaatatttgtttcagagtaagggcctgactggtttaaccgcagcggttgcggttgcggttgcgggagtttgcggatgcgggtggttgcggtttctagcggttttaagagatttgtacgactggttatgcggttagaaatttgtgcgtttgcgggatacttatgactggttaactaccaaatgcagcagcagttaaataataaattaacaatatttacattttatacaattataaaaatatcaaaaataataatattataataaatataaaatttatatttagaaagttatagtttaaattttttaaaaatatagaaaataattttattttaaagttttataatattaattaaaatttaattgatatattttagcatttttataatttcagtttaatttttttattgaatttttttatttttgtatttatattgttttggaaaaaaaataatttttttttatcctcccgcaaacgcccgcaaccgcaaatgctagctggaaccagcttttgaatttatgaggttcagagcgatttggagcgatttggagcggtttagagcggtttgagcgattgttgcaaaacgccagcaaccgctaccaaccgcaaaagctgcgtttgcgggtggtagcgggaaaatcAGTCATACCctaagggcctgactggttcaaacgcagcggttgcggttgcggttgcgggagtttgtggatgcgggcggttgcggtttctagcggttttaagagatttgtacgactggtactgcggttaaaaattggtgcgtttgcgggtgacttatgactggttaactaccaaatgcggtaacagtcaaataataaattaacaatatttacatttaatataattataaaaatatcaaaaatcataaaattataataaatataaaatttatatttagaaagttataattttaatttttgaaaatttattgaaattgtttttattataaaattttataatattaattaaaataaaatagatatattttaatattttcataatttcaattttaaattttttattaaatattttttctttgtatatatattgttttaaaaaaaaagaaaaaaattttaccctcccgcaaccgcccgcaaccgcaaacgctagctggagccagcttttgaatttatgagattcggagcggtttgaagcggtttaaggcgatttgagtgattgttgcaaaccgccgacaaccgctaccgaccgcaaaagctgcgtttgcgggtggtagcgggaaaaccaatcGCCACCTAAATCAGTAGCAGATACGACAACTCCGCGTTAGTTAGAGTTAGAAagaaataatacaatattatcaCAGTAATTATTCCCTAATTAATTTCGATAATCatatgcattttttatttatttggttagtttctctctctcctaCACTTATCTCTCTTGTATCattcatttctctctctctctctctctcggcgcGATGCAGAGGCTTTCGATAGACTCATCAGCTTCGAAGCTTCATAGCTACGGAGGACGGAAGGACGACACCTATGATCACGATGACTTAAAGCACAAGGAGTCACTCTCCTCTCCACCTCTTTCTTCCTCATCGTCCGCTGCAGATTACGACGATGACGAGCTCAAGGACTTTAAGCCGCGACGGTTATCGCTGCAATCGTCGACGCATCAGAACGGAGAGAAGCTTGTTCACTTCATCCCCGTCCTCACTCTTATCTGTTTCATCATCCTCTACCTCTCTTCTCACGCTCCGTCGCAGTCAGGTTCGTTCACCAATTGTAATCCGACGATCttcaatgtgtttaattgttttctgATCGGTTTTTAAAATGATCTCAGATTTAGCTCAGTTTAACGGATTCATGCGTCGTTCAAAGCATCTAGGTATGGACATTGCAGATTCGTTTCCAATCTCTCGTACTTGAAATGTATCTCACTGATTGTTGTTTCCTCCATTAGAATCCGACGAAGATGGCGAAATCTCGAGGTTGATGATCAATGCCGACGCTCTGGCTATCCGTAGTAGCATAAGGAACTTAAAAGAGACGTCGGAATCGCTTCCCCGTCGCCGAACTTCTCACCGGAAAATAGCCGACTTCTAGATTTTGTTTGCTTCATCGTCTTCCTGTAGAATAATTATCTTCGTCACTTGCATGTTGATTCGTTCGTTCAAACTCAAAAATCGCGAATCGTGTTTCTGTTATATAATTCGAAATTGGCGTCGCCGGTTAACAATAAAACCGGCCGGCGATGGAATAACCGTCATGCTAGCGTGCGCTTTGTATGGGAGGCGTAGGTTAGAGTGTGCCTAGGAGTAGTTATGCTATCCAGCTGGAGTGTTGGACCGTACAGAGCCTCGTGCTTAATACATCGGAGTTAGAGCTACCAATCTCCTCTGAACAacaataatagtataaatagtAGTATTTTCTCACATTATCCATGGACATTATCTATGTATCAAATTTTATAGCTTAAGCTTTGGTCACGTTtgttacattaaaaataaaaaatccaaaatgtTGATAACCTAGTAATAAGAGAACATGATTGGTTAccgaaatttcaaaattagctTAAAATCTGTGAGAGATTATAAATCTAAAGTTCAAAAcggttaataaaaaaaaatctttaactcATATTCTCTAAAATCTTAACCAATCCTACTGAAACGAAATCTTAGATTCTCGAAGATAAATAAGGGCATTTCcatttatattctattttttcctttaaaatggaataaaagtgaatatggaaTAAGGAATGTTCAATCCAACTTTATATCTCACTCCGTAATGAAAATTACTTCATACatggagtaatctattttttgtttgttcatcattcTATTATAAAGTAGAAAATGGAATAGCGTTGGAGTAATTTTACTCCGTTTTCACTTTTACttcattttgaaagaaaaaatagaattttacgTTGGAGATGATCTAATCACCAACGTCTGTTGAAGATTTATCCAAACCGATCACATTATTGCTGAACTAAAATCCAAATAAAGTGAAGGAGTCGAACGTAAAGCTTAATGCCAAGTATAAAACTTTGTCTACGGTTTCGACATATCAACGTTATCATAAGGGTCCACTTGATGAACATTTTGATTAACTGATCAGAAAAAGAGGCATTTGGTGAGAAACTGAAAATAGTGATGCCACGCGGTCTGTCATAATGACGACTGTCACTTTAAGCCCACCACATCATCACCGTGGTCCGTGACGCTCTGCCTGTATACGTGGCAGTTCACTATTGGCTCATTTGGTTAATTACCTTTAACCTTTTCTTTTATCTTGGTGATGCAGTTTCCTCTTATTATTTGTTCTTTCTTCTAAGTGGAGTTAATAACTTAAACCATAAGTTTGTACATAGAGTCTACTTTGTCATAGGATTCGCTTTCTTATAGATATTTAATATGTAATTAGTAACTTTATCCAGGATATCGCATCAACCTGATACAAATGACATTGATGTTTCTTTTGACTAACTTCTAAAAAGATTCCTTTTGGAGTTGGTTTGTCTGAGCTTAATACCAATGGCATAGTAGTTCACATGATGATAGACGTTTTCAACTTATGGTTTGGAAGTCTGAGATAATTTCCCAATACAATGTGTCTAACTACTGACAATGTTTCTACTTTCTAGTGAATATAACAAGGACTATAGAAGGAAAACAATGAAATCAAGTAAGTACTGCTTGGAAGATATAACACCAAGATACTAACCCAAGATTGTTTGAAATAACTTGATACATATGAAGTAAGCAAAGGagcaaaataaatacaaatcaaACTATCAAAGCAAGTAAAAGTAATTTTATCgacaaaataaaaagttgaTTAGTAATAGACTAAtagtaaaaggaaaaaaaaacaagcaaatgaagaaaagaagaaacaaaaaaaacaagtagaaaaataaattgtgaAATTGTTTTAGAGGTCAACGTGGCACTTGGTAGGATGAAACTGCAACCCTCCGGTGGAACCAGAGGAACTCAACGGAACCTTGAGATGACACTTAATCTTGGGCTTAAAGGCCCACGAGTTCAAAAACCCAAACTTAAACCTGATCTTAAACCTCAGCGTCACGTCGATCCTGTAAACCCCAGACTTCCTATCCTCCCTGAGATCCTTCCGGCCACCGGAACCCAGCAAAACCAAACTCTCTCCGTTCAACTCCGTCCCAATCTCCTTCGTACTCTTACGTCCCTGGTAAAACGACTTCATATCCACCTCAGCAAAACGCTGGTCACCGTAATAACCCCTCGCCTCTAACCGATCATAATGTATCCCGAGACGTTGATTAGGGTTACGAACCGAGAAACTCAACGAGAGGTTGTAATGTAGTCTATTGCTCTGTGGTTCGAGATCGAATCTCGTTAAATTAGCTTCCGTGACTTGGAACTTCACGACGTTGGGTCGGAGTATGAACCAGAGGATCAAAGCGACGACTCCGAGGCAAACGGCTATACCGATGAGGATGTTGCAGACGATGCTTAGGATGCAACCGCCGCAGCAACCGAGGCAGTTTAAGAAGCAGCGGCAGACGCTGCAACCTACTTCGCCGCCGCGGCGTCGGCCATGACTGTGGTAGGTTTGTGCAGGAGGATAGATCGGAGGTCCGTATCCGACCGCCATGGTTTCAGAGGGAATCTAAAAGGGTATAACGTGAggtaggttttttttttttgttgagtcTTCTTGATCAACAAGGCAAAGGGTTATGTAGATGTATGTGCTAAATAATGTTTTCTAATCTCCATATATATATTGGGATTAATCCTTGTTCGTTTAGGAATCTGAACTCGTTGAAGAGGCGGTTGATATTTGATCTTatcatgtaaattataaaaagtaataATGCGAAgcttaaaaattagaaaatgcaAACTGAAACATCTGATGCTCAAAATAACGAAAGCAAACTGATACATAAGCAAGCACTTTTCATTCATTCATTGTACCGGTTTTGGAATATTTGTAATTCGCCCTACAATTATTTGTCTATATAAGTTTGAGCTActattcatttatatatttatccaagctttggccaaaaaaaaaaaattatccaagctacactatataaaagttgtagatagtctacaaaaaaaagttgtagataaaaataaatactactCCCTCAGTTTCTTAATGTTACATATTCTAACtttttcacatattttaataaaacatattaaatttacataattttttgtgtttatatttgttccataattttaagccaACAAAAATTTAGTAAGtacaattaagttttttgaaatttgaaattagttaataaaatatgttttgaaaatataaaaaaatagatcttttaaaaataattatttttctagaATATGTAATATTAAGAAACAGACGGACGGAGACGGAGTAGTAATTACTAAAAATACCGCTGTACAAAAgttaaatttcatatttcagCTATTTACTTAATTAACCATATTAAAATACGTGTGAATCACATGAAGTATAATATCTTCGAGGATATGGCAGCAGCTGCGACTCTGAGATTAACGATTCCTTTAGCATTCTCCACTCACCCTCTAACCTCTTCCCTACGGTTCCGAGCAATCAAATCAATCGGCAAGGAGACATCATCCTTCAGAACGGTGAAAATGGCAGCTACTGTTGGGTCCGACCCTGAAACGACGTCGTCTACTTCCAGAGTCATCGATTCCCATCTCCACATCTGGGCTTCTCCTCAAGAGGTCGTGCTCTCGCACTTTCTTAACTCGAATCCATTCAATACTTAAAACCGATTCTACTGAATAACTAATCTGATGGATCATCAAATATTGTATGTTTCAGGCCGCGACTTACCCTTATTTTCCAGGCCAAGAACCTACATTGACTGGTGATGTCGAGTTCTTGCTCAAGGTTTTAAGCTCACCTCAGCTCAAACTCTCATGGGTTTTAAGAAATTCTGGGAAAGATATCGTCTTTGACGCCATTCCTCTGTTTTGTTGACTTAGAACATGGAAGATGCAAGAGTAGATGGAGCTCTTATTGTGCAACCCATCAATCACAAGTTTGATCACTCTTTAGTTACAAGGTCTCTTCCTTTTTCCTTTATTCCTGAATTGATCATATTGTAGTTCCAAAACTTGTGAATCAATATGCTTCTCTCATTTCGTTTTACTTATGGTGGATCTGTCTCGCTGCCTTTTTTTGTCGTTAGATGACCATGGCATGCAATAATGCATTGTTGGGGTTGAAGATTGTTCTTGGTTCTCtgtgaaaaataaaatcaagagTTTTTTTTACTGATTCTCCAATCATAGTAGacctttgtttgtttgtttgtttgtttgtttgtttgtgatgTCAGCTTCTTTTTCATGATGATTTTGTTTTCTCATTGACAGTGTTCTGAAGAAGTACCCGTCGAAGTTTGTCGGATGCTGCCTTGCAAATCCTGCAGAAGATGGCAGTGGAATTAAGGAGCTTGAGAGTCTTGTTCTAGAGGTCTTTCCTTCAGCTCTTTCTCAAAGTATCTTAAAAAGTAACAGATATATGCATCACATTGCTCTGAGTTTTTAGTCTGCTGTTGTAGAGTAACTATCGCGCTGTTCGGTTCAATCCCTATTTGTGGCCGTCGGGTCAGAAGGTACCAACTCTCTAATGATTCCAGTGACTTTGAATCAAGTTtctattaaactcttttttacAACACAGATGACAAATGCTGTTGGAAAAGCTATGTTCTCCAAGGCAGGGGAGCTTGGTGTGCCTGTTGGCTTCATGTGCATGAAGGTCTGGTAGTAATTTTGACCTTTGTGTGCCCCAAAGTTGTGTGGTTTACGCGAAGATCTGTCTTTTGAAGTTTTTGGTTTACTCTATTCAGGGTCTGGATCTGCACATAGCAGAGATTGAGGAACTGTGCACAGAGTTCCCAAATACAACTGTTTTACTAGATCACGCTGGATTCTGCAAAGTACCAGAGTGAGCTCTTCTCTGCTGTTCTGAGAAATTATACAGTCTCATGCTGTTCATAAAGAACATATTACTAATATATTCAGGGTTTCATCAACCTGCAGAAATGGTGAGGCTAAGGATACTTATTCTCAACTCATGGAGCTCTCTAGATTCCCACAGGTGAAGAAATTGAGAAACCTTAGTTTCTAGATTTGCTCACATATCATATGAGTCTGAGGGAAGAGTTTTGAAACAAGCAGGTATATGTGAAATTCAGTGCTCTATTCAGGATATCAAGAACTGGTTTCCCCTATCAGGACCTAACGCCTCTCCTATCTCAAGTTGTATCCAATTTTGGGGCAAATCGTGTCATGTGGGGCAGGTAAACTTTATTTCGTTACACCAAAAGAAAACTTTTATATGACATGATCGAAATATGGATTGGGTGCTTCTCATGTCTGCTGCAGTGACTTCCCATTTGTGGTTCTTGAATGTGGATACAAAGAAGCCAAAGAAGCTGTGACCATTATTGCAAAACAAGCATCCTTGTCAAGTTCTGACATGGACTGGATCATGGGAAAGACGTTGATGCAGCTCTTCCCTGGACAATGGGTTCTTCCTTGAGAGGTTGCATGAGTATGAGCTAATCAAGCAAACAATGGAGTTTATATCATCGAAGACACTAAATGTATACCAATTTAGTAAACAGGCACTAGTTTTCTGTATTGAAAGCCTGACACCTGCTGGTTGATATCATAATGCTTTACTATGAGAGTTATAGAGGACATGGATACTGGCTTCTATGGTACTAGTAGTGCTTTGATCGACAATGTATTTTCTACAATGGGTGGAGACGTAAGAGTGTGATATATTAGAATTTGATCATTTGTGGCGTTGCTGGGATCCAAAATTTATCATGTTTCAATCACAGAGAACCAACTTTGGTCATCAAGtgtggaaaagaaaaaagaatacaTGTGGAGAGGGTTTGGCAGACCATATTGACAGAGAGATAACTCCACCTTCAGGCTTCAAACCAGCTTTGAACAGATCAAACTAAGAAGCTCTGAAGCTCATGAGCTTCTTCTAGGTAATGCATCCCATCACTCCTTTTAAGTACTTAACCACCAAACCAACGCCAGTTTCTAACCATTTAAATGAACTTAACCAAAAGATTTTAGCTTACAGAACACACTTTGGTTCAGATAGTCACTGTCTGAATTCTGATGCTTTTATTAAATGCTATTAAGATTTTGATTGGTTCCTATTTGTCTACTACTTCCCTCTTCATTTAATCACTCACTCTCTCTCATTGTCTTCCTCTGCCTTTTAAAGTTAAAAATCGATGCTTTGAGCTCCCCTGTTACTAGTTTAGGGTTTCTTGGTCGACGTGATGAGTCATCGCCGAGATTCCACCACCGATGCAGTCCACGTCATACCCACCAACGACCCTCCTCCGGAGAATCCGTTTCCCAGCCCCGTATGGGCCGCCACTGAGGATGATTACAGCCGTCTCTCTGCGGCCAACAACGACGACACAGAGTCTCCCTGCAAGAAGTCACGCGGCCCTCCctctccctcctcctcctcctctgagATCGGGAAAGCCTTCTTCAAGACGAAGCTCTGCTGCAACTTCCGCGCAGGAAGCTGTCCGTACGCCGCGAGCACTTGCCATTTCGCTCACAGCGCGGAGGAGCTCCGCCGTCCGACGGCGGGGGAGAGTGTGAGACCATACAAGGGAAGGCATTGCAAGAAGTTTTACAGCGGAGAAGGGTGTCCTTACGGAGAGAGCTGTACGTTTCTACACGACGAGGCTTCGAGAAACAGAGAGAGCTTTGCGGTTAGTTTAGGCCATCGTGGTGGAGGCAATGTTattgctgctgctgcttctcCGAATTGGAAGACAAGGATGTGCAACAAGTGGGAGATGAGTGGGTATTGTCCTTTCGGTACTAACTGCCGTTTTGCTCATGGAGCTTCTGGTAAAAGTCTCCACCTTTACAGTCTTACTAGTAACAATGAATGTGTTGTATTCTGTGGTTTTAGATAGATAATGTTTGAACAAG contains:
- the LOC125601587 gene encoding zinc finger CCCH domain-containing protein 28-like; this translates as MSHRRDSTTDAVHVIPTNDPPPENPFPSPVWAATEDDYSRLSAANNDDTESPCKKSRGPPSPSSSSSEIGKAFFKTKLCCNFRAGSCPYAASTCHFAHSAEELRRPTAGESVRPYKGRHCKKFYSGEGCPYGESCTFLHDEASRNRESFAVSLGHRGGGNVIAAAASPNWKTRMCNKWEMSGYCPFGTNCRFAHGASELHRFGGGLVEEEEGKIGTSSTLDTKKTGQYSLASPGVPSQRASNGVRVVRKWKGPDRISRVYGDWIDDIE
- the LOC125601584 gene encoding NDR1/HIN1-like protein 3 — protein: MAVGYGPPIYPPAQTYHSHGRRRGGEVGCSVCRCFLNCLGCCGGCILSIVCNILIGIAVCLGVVALILWFILRPNVVKFQVTEANLTRFDLEPQSNRLHYNLSLSFSVRNPNQRLGIHYDRLEARGYYGDQRFAEVDMKSFYQGRKSTKEIGTELNGESLVLLGSGGRKDLREDRKSGVYRIDVTLRFKIRFKFGFLNSWAFKPKIKCHLKVPLSSSGSTGGLQFHPTKCHVDL
- the LOC125601582 gene encoding uncharacterized protein LOC125601582; translated protein: MVLWELALGTAYFLGLRRSYRLALKTQRRIVSPNHPRIRQFLHRRTHQIFDVALRVHKTIQQRDMEFGRSLGNWILRGLDRMKPSAQVLRPKQIEPSVGKAAKRLLDSTRLKTHVSAKTPQSSEVGRSLFLSLRNLRPKFSPTISMMMKIKPPRPVGSTTQYRPYSDSSLVKPINARGGFDSFIRKDILQWMRQR
- the LOC125601583 gene encoding uncharacterized protein LOC125601583; its protein translation is MQRLSIDSSASKLHSYGGRKDDTYDHDDLKHKESLSSPPLSSSSSAADYDDDELKDFKPRRLSLQSSTHQNGEKLVHFIPVLTLICFIILYLSSHAPSQSDLAQFNGFMRRSKHLESDEDGEISRLMINADALAIRSSIRNLKETSESLPRRRTSHRKIADF
- the LOC125601585 gene encoding 4-sulfomuconolactone hydrolase-like, with product MKYNIFEDMAAAATLRLTIPLAFSTHPLTSSLRFRAIKSIGKETSSFRTVKMAATVGSDPETTSSTSRVIDSHLHIWASPQEAATYPYFPGQEPTLTGDVEFLLKNMEDARVDGALIVQPINHKFDHSLVTSVLKKYPSKFVGCCLANPAEDGSGIKELESLVLESNYRAVRFNPYLWPSGQKMTNAVGKAMFSKAGELGVPVGFMCMKGLDLHIAEIEELCTEFPNTTVLLDHAGFCKVPENGEAKDTYSQLMELSRFPQVYVKFSALFRISRTGFPYQDLTPLLSQVVSNFGANRVMWGSDFPFVVLECGYKEAKEAVTIIAKQASLSSSDMDWIMGKTLMQLFPGQWVLP